Proteins encoded by one window of Candidatus Acididesulfobacter guangdongensis:
- the recO gene encoding DNA repair protein RecO, which yields MNVLSSKSFIVSIKKMNEADLLIVYVTEDYGKIVCFANNARKSKKRFLGKLEPAMLTSIKFYEKAGMSLAILYEVDSVEEYKNIRKNINAYMSISKLLEITKALVPEKDKNIMIFNLLRDVYISLNDAVGNDCTEDIILKHELYFISNFLKYIGIFPNFTTCTLCSQKNADNYFTFSIAKGGAVCGNCAKTVKTINLPVSAVKIINLMANSSTSIISKLNAKDYVLRDCINFLENILSSYAGNSFKSFNLNKKY from the coding sequence ATGAACGTGTTATCGTCAAAATCTTTTATTGTTTCCATAAAAAAAATGAATGAAGCAGACTTATTAATAGTCTATGTTACCGAAGATTATGGAAAAATCGTCTGTTTTGCCAATAATGCAAGAAAAAGCAAAAAGAGGTTTCTTGGAAAACTTGAACCCGCTATGCTGACAAGTATAAAATTTTATGAAAAAGCGGGAATGTCGCTGGCAATACTTTATGAAGTAGATTCTGTCGAAGAATATAAAAATATCAGAAAAAATATAAATGCCTACATGTCTATATCAAAACTTCTGGAAATTACAAAAGCGCTTGTTCCTGAAAAAGACAAAAATATAATGATTTTTAATTTGCTAAGGGACGTATATATTAGTTTGAATGACGCGGTCGGAAACGATTGCACGGAAGATATCATCTTAAAGCATGAGCTTTATTTTATTTCTAATTTTTTAAAGTATATCGGCATATTTCCCAATTTTACGACATGCACATTATGTTCGCAGAAAAATGCAGATAATTATTTTACTTTCAGCATAGCAAAAGGCGGAGCAGTCTGCGGCAATTGCGCCAAAACGGTAAAAACAATAAATTTGCCTGTAAGCGCCGTAAAAATTATTAATCTCATGGCAAATTCCAGTACTTCGATAATTTCAAAATTAAATGCCAAAGACTATGTCCTGAGAGACTGCATTAACTTTTTAGAAAATATTTTATCCTCTTATGCAGGAAATTCATTTAAATCTTTCAATCTTAATAAAAAATATTAA
- a CDS encoding L-seryl-tRNA(Sec) selenium transferase produces MDSLNKYLRKFPKIQLILQDEGVKKLIDKYSYNAVKDKLEEILSEEKEKIKIKINFKDDAVLEDNIFKIERFAFLLNDYFNNFSFSLKRVINGTGVVVHTNLGRSILPKAAVENVFKISSSYSNLEFNLEEGMRGKRYSHVETLLNRILNCEAAIVVNNNAAAVFMALNTFAAGIKKEVIVSRGELVEIGGSFRIPDIMKASGAQLIEVGTTNKTKINDYESEINENTALLLKVHHSNFKMTGFVHEVNSKELVETGEKYNIPVMEDLGSGSFIKFEKFGLPKEPTAQEVINAGIDIVTFSGDKLLGGPQAGIIAGKKEYVDLIAKNPLNRAFRIDKMTLAALEAVLFEYLDINNAIKNIPTLRLLSQNILEIKKRGLKLLNKVKKLESTYKIMYTFNIIEDFSIVGGGAMPDYEMKTYCLSVTHKFFAAEKLSEIFRGLQIPVVGKIKDGKFLIDLRTVLDDDINDIIGNFIKVSQMSN; encoded by the coding sequence ATGGATAGCTTAAACAAATATTTAAGAAAATTTCCGAAAATTCAATTAATTTTGCAGGATGAAGGTGTCAAAAAATTAATAGACAAATATTCTTATAATGCCGTAAAAGATAAATTAGAAGAAATATTGTCAGAAGAAAAAGAGAAAATAAAAATAAAAATAAATTTTAAAGATGATGCAGTACTTGAAGACAATATTTTTAAAATAGAGCGCTTCGCATTTTTGCTGAATGATTATTTTAATAACTTTTCATTCAGTCTTAAAAGGGTTATTAACGGAACGGGCGTAGTTGTTCATACCAATCTTGGCAGGTCTATCTTGCCGAAAGCGGCAGTTGAAAATGTGTTTAAAATATCTTCTTCATATTCAAATCTTGAATTCAATCTTGAAGAAGGAATGAGGGGTAAAAGATATTCCCATGTGGAAACATTGCTTAACAGAATTTTAAACTGTGAAGCGGCTATTGTAGTTAATAATAATGCTGCTGCCGTGTTTATGGCGTTAAATACTTTTGCCGCAGGAATCAAAAAAGAAGTTATAGTTTCGAGAGGCGAGCTTGTTGAAATAGGCGGTTCGTTTAGAATTCCGGATATAATGAAAGCGTCAGGAGCGCAGCTTATCGAAGTCGGAACTACAAATAAAACTAAAATTAATGATTACGAATCAGAAATAAACGAAAATACGGCGCTGCTGCTTAAAGTTCATCACAGCAATTTTAAAATGACGGGATTTGTTCACGAGGTAAATTCTAAAGAGCTTGTAGAAACAGGAGAAAAATACAATATTCCTGTTATGGAAGATCTCGGTTCAGGAAGTTTTATCAAATTTGAAAAATTCGGTCTTCCAAAAGAGCCTACCGCTCAGGAAGTTATTAACGCAGGGATTGATATAGTAACATTCAGCGGAGACAAACTTCTTGGCGGACCGCAGGCAGGTATTATTGCAGGCAAAAAAGAGTATGTTGATTTAATTGCAAAAAACCCGTTAAACAGGGCTTTCAGGATTGACAAAATGACTCTGGCGGCGCTTGAAGCAGTCTTGTTTGAATATTTAGATATAAATAACGCTATCAAGAACATTCCGACCCTCCGCCTGCTTTCACAAAATATTTTAGAAATAAAAAAAAGAGGGTTAAAACTTTTAAATAAGGTTAAAAAGCTTGAAAGCACCTATAAAATCATGTATACTTTTAACATTATAGAAGATTTCAGTATTGTAGGAGGCGGAGCAATGCCTGATTACGAAATGAAAACATATTGCCTGTCCGTTACTCATAAATTTTTTGCGGCGGAAAAATTAAGCGAAATATTCAGAGGTTTACAAATACCTGTTGTCGGTAAAATCAAAGACGGTAAATTCCTGATCGATTTAAGGACTGTTTTAGATGACGATATAAACGATATAATCGGAAATTTCATAAAAGTTTCTCAGATGTCAAATTAA
- a CDS encoding HNH endonuclease, with the protein MLSSSVLVLNKSFLPVHVTSLKRAFILLYQGAAKAVDENYRTFTFDSWKDISVTDGAQSVGLVDRFIRVPRVILLTGYDKVPKRYIKFSRANIFFRDKNKCQYCGKEFKKNDLNLDHVIPRTYGGISSWENVVCSCIKCNRIKGGRTPEEAGMNLIRKPRKPEWSPYYHISLTNILYKEWMPFLNIVDSAYWHVELEE; encoded by the coding sequence ATGCTATCTTCCAGTGTATTAGTTCTAAATAAATCCTTTTTGCCGGTTCACGTAACTTCTCTTAAGAGGGCTTTTATACTTTTATATCAAGGAGCTGCTAAGGCTGTTGATGAAAATTACCGCACATTCACTTTTGATTCATGGAAAGATATTTCTGTTACAGACGGCGCTCAATCAGTAGGTCTCGTGGATAGGTTCATTAGAGTGCCGAGGGTAATTCTTCTTACAGGGTATGATAAAGTACCTAAAAGATATATTAAATTTTCGAGAGCAAATATATTTTTCAGGGATAAAAATAAATGCCAGTACTGCGGAAAAGAATTTAAAAAAAACGATTTAAATTTAGACCATGTAATTCCCAGAACGTACGGCGGAATATCTTCATGGGAAAATGTCGTATGCAGCTGCATTAAATGCAATAGAATTAAGGGCGGCAGAACGCCGGAAGAAGCGGGAATGAATTTAATACGGAAGCCTAGAAAACCGGAATGGTCTCCTTATTATCATATATCTTTGACAAATATATTATATAAAGAATGGATGCCGTTTCTTAATATTGTTGATAGCGCCTACTGGCACGTAGAACTTGAAGAGTAA
- a CDS encoding ABC transporter permease, whose amino-acid sequence MDFILRYFERIGLFVLYIINELGSLIIYLWNCTLSILRYSVNLDNLFDQMSFIGIGSFYIVGLTGLFTGMVLALQSYYAARIVGVTYMIGPTIALAMTRELGPVLTALMITARCGSSMASEIGTMKISEQVDALEVMAVDPFYFLSVPRIIASMIMLPIMSIVTSLIGIFGGYVVYKFFLGLNGTVFVDMIYKYINLSDIYNGLIKAVFFGIILATISTFKGFEASGGSKGVGRVTTQAVVLSSIYILFADYILTSILF is encoded by the coding sequence ATGGATTTTATATTGCGTTATTTTGAAAGAATAGGACTGTTTGTTTTATATATAATAAATGAATTAGGTTCTCTAATTATATATTTGTGGAACTGCACTCTGTCTATTCTCCGGTATTCCGTGAATCTCGACAACCTTTTTGACCAGATGTCTTTTATAGGAATAGGTTCATTTTATATTGTCGGATTGACGGGTCTTTTTACGGGCATGGTTTTAGCTCTTCAGTCATATTACGCAGCTAGGATTGTGGGCGTAACTTACATGATTGGTCCCACTATTGCCCTTGCAATGACCAGAGAGTTAGGACCTGTCTTAACCGCATTAATGATTACGGCCAGATGCGGGTCATCCATGGCTTCGGAAATAGGCACTATGAAAATTTCGGAACAGGTAGATGCCCTTGAGGTAATGGCGGTAGACCCTTTTTATTTTCTTTCAGTTCCGAGGATCATCGCTTCTATGATAATGCTTCCTATAATGTCTATCGTAACCTCGCTTATAGGAATATTTGGAGGATACGTAGTTTATAAATTTTTTCTTGGATTAAACGGCACGGTATTTGTCGATATGATATACAAATATATTAATCTCAGCGATATTTATAACGGTTTAATAAAGGCAGTTTTTTTTGGAATTATACTTGCTACTATAAGTACTTTCAAAGGTTTTGAAGCATCCGGGGGTTCTAAAGGCGTAGGGAGAGTGACGACGCAGGCGGTTGTACTGAGTTCAATTTATATTCTTTTTGCTGATTACATACTGACTTCAATATTATTTTAA
- a CDS encoding ATP-binding cassette domain-containing protein, translating to MIILENINKSFKNVKVLNNLNISFEDKKITVVIGRSGEGKSVMLKHIVGLLRPDSGRVLFNDIDLNTINKKELNELRKKFGMVFQDGALFDSINIFENVAFPLRQHLKLSEGDIIKKVMSGLNDVGLSGIESKMPAELSGGMRKRVAVARAMILEPETVLFDEPTTGLDPIMSDVINNLIISTQKHFKYTGIIISHDIEGAYKTADTIAMLYEGAIIEKGDAEKFKTSDNPVVRQFVTGSMNGPIVI from the coding sequence ATGATAATTCTTGAGAATATAAATAAATCTTTTAAAAACGTTAAGGTTCTGAATAATCTCAATATAAGTTTTGAAGATAAGAAAATTACCGTTGTAATAGGCAGAAGCGGGGAAGGCAAAAGTGTTATGCTGAAGCATATAGTAGGGCTCTTAAGACCTGATTCAGGCAGAGTTCTATTCAACGATATTGATCTAAATACCATAAATAAGAAAGAGCTGAATGAATTAAGAAAAAAATTTGGAATGGTATTTCAGGACGGAGCATTGTTTGATTCAATTAATATTTTTGAAAATGTAGCATTTCCTTTAAGGCAGCATCTGAAATTATCCGAAGGAGATATTATAAAAAAAGTGATGTCCGGTTTAAATGATGTCGGTTTAAGCGGGATTGAATCAAAAATGCCGGCAGAATTGTCCGGCGGTATGAGAAAAAGGGTGGCAGTCGCAAGAGCCATGATATTAGAGCCCGAAACAGTTCTTTTTGACGAACCTACTACCGGACTTGACCCTATAATGTCGGATGTAATAAATAATCTCATAATTTCAACGCAGAAACACTTTAAATATACAGGCATTATTATAAGTCATGATATCGAAGGAGCTTATAAAACAGCTGATACTATTGCAATGTTATATGAAGGTGCTATAATTGAAAAAGGTGATGCCGAAAAATTTAAGACATCGGATAATCCGGTTGTAAGACAATTTGTAACAGGAAGCATGAATGGTCCGATAGTTATATGA
- a CDS encoding MCE family protein, producing the protein MKLNKETKVGLFTVAILIILVFFSMKVGKINLFKPPTYIISAYFASANGISTGTNVEMAGIKVGTVKKIKLENGQARVYMEINSKYKIYPDYTASIRSMSLLGESYISIAPANTIQALSSKPVPENEIIKSYKSPENMSSLILKFAKTADNLDAVTKSLKKSIGTKTGEHKIKAILANIAELSDNLNRLVYLNQKNFNVIMTNFAGFSRNINGLTVENDRALTKTIHNFKAISDNLRQELPSITDNIKIVSANLSDILTKNKSNINRSLLHIRKDTKQLQLSLNQIYGISSKINKGRGTLGKLVNRSSVYNNLNGSLKGINNLVGGFNSFKVGMNINSQYLDRSNGSVTEVNVRLQPSPGHYYVLGVDSTPVNYGNSYGETQTTTYTTNNPPSGEFYPSSVTTNTTQYSNSNSLKFNAEIAKNFYNWTFLAGLMYSTGGVGVNYYIPYTNRNLKLYARAFGFNSNNGSAEAYVNAGVSYTFLRHLFVDTGYDDIFSKNNNRSLFVGGGIKFTDKDLEYLLAGSKMP; encoded by the coding sequence ATGAAACTAAATAAAGAAACTAAAGTTGGTCTTTTTACCGTCGCAATTCTGATAATACTTGTTTTCTTTTCTATGAAAGTCGGTAAGATTAACCTTTTCAAACCCCCTACATATATTATTTCCGCGTATTTTGCGTCTGCAAACGGCATAAGCACCGGAACTAACGTTGAAATGGCAGGAATAAAAGTTGGAACGGTCAAAAAGATTAAACTCGAAAACGGTCAGGCGCGTGTTTATATGGAAATAAATTCCAAATATAAAATTTATCCTGATTATACCGCTTCGATAAGGTCTATGAGTTTATTGGGAGAGAGCTATATATCTATTGCTCCTGCTAATACTATACAGGCTTTATCGTCAAAACCGGTGCCTGAAAATGAAATAATTAAAAGCTATAAATCGCCTGAAAATATGTCTTCCTTGATTTTAAAATTTGCAAAAACTGCTGATAATCTTGATGCCGTTACAAAATCGCTGAAAAAATCAATCGGCACTAAAACGGGCGAACATAAAATAAAAGCAATATTGGCTAATATTGCAGAACTTTCAGATAATTTAAACAGATTAGTATATTTAAATCAGAAGAACTTTAATGTGATAATGACTAATTTTGCCGGTTTTTCCCGCAATATTAATGGATTAACCGTCGAAAACGACAGGGCGTTGACAAAAACAATTCATAATTTTAAGGCAATATCCGATAATTTAAGACAGGAGCTTCCTTCTATCACCGATAACATCAAAATTGTGTCGGCAAATTTAAGCGATATTTTAACTAAAAATAAGTCTAATATCAATAGAAGCCTGCTGCATATCAGGAAAGACACAAAACAGCTTCAATTGTCTTTAAATCAAATATACGGTATATCGTCAAAGATAAATAAAGGCAGAGGAACTTTAGGCAAACTTGTAAATAGAAGCTCCGTATATAATAATCTTAACGGTTCGCTTAAAGGCATTAATAATTTAGTAGGGGGTTTTAATAGTTTTAAGGTTGGAATGAATATAAATTCTCAATATTTAGACCGTTCAAACGGTTCGGTCACAGAAGTCAATGTGAGACTTCAGCCTTCTCCTGGTCATTATTATGTTCTCGGTGTAGATTCGACGCCTGTCAATTACGGCAATTCATACGGAGAAACCCAGACTACAACATATACTACCAATAATCCGCCGTCGGGTGAGTTTTATCCTTCAAGCGTCACAACAAACACCACTCAATATTCAAATTCTAATAGTCTTAAATTTAATGCAGAAATTGCGAAAAATTTTTATAACTGGACTTTTTTGGCGGGACTTATGTATTCAACCGGAGGAGTCGGCGTTAACTACTATATTCCATATACAAATAGAAATTTAAAATTATACGCAAGAGCATTCGGATTCAATTCTAATAACGGCTCTGCAGAAGCATACGTTAATGCAGGCGTGAGTTATACATTTTTACGTCATCTTTTTGTAGATACGGGGTATGATGATATTTTTAGTAAAAACAACAATAGGTCGCTATTCGTAGGCGGCGGTATCAAATTTACCGATAAAGATTTAGAATATTTACTAGCCGGCAGCAAGATGCCGTAA
- the selD gene encoding selenide, water dikinase SelD, with amino-acid sequence MIDKLPVLPNDNVLVGFDYKDDAGIYKISDDRCLIQTVDFFTPVVDEPYAFGQIAAANALSDVYAMGGQPITVLNIACFPIANVEKDVFREILLGGLDKINESGAALLGGHSIDDKELKYGLSVTGMCGIDEIYSNKGAESGDILYLSKKLGTGFIVSALCTDLLKQSVLDEAVCSMTKLNKTASELVISLKKAVHAMTDITGFGLVGHTSEMMIAGGVSCELNLENLPLISGSLELIQKGINPAGTKRNRKFFSQYVNIEENVDENLVWAAFGAETSGGLLICVSSEQAAVLENLFKNAGEPLYRVGKILNKVLDIKDKDNVNTINLVR; translated from the coding sequence ATAATTGATAAATTGCCTGTTCTGCCTAATGACAATGTTCTTGTAGGTTTTGATTACAAAGACGATGCCGGTATATACAAAATATCGGATGACAGGTGTCTTATTCAGACCGTAGATTTTTTTACGCCTGTAGTGGATGAGCCTTACGCTTTTGGACAAATAGCCGCGGCTAATGCTTTATCTGATGTTTACGCTATGGGAGGACAGCCTATAACTGTTTTAAACATTGCATGCTTTCCTATAGCAAATGTCGAAAAAGATGTTTTTAGAGAAATATTGCTTGGAGGATTAGATAAAATAAATGAATCCGGCGCAGCGCTCCTCGGCGGACATTCTATTGACGATAAAGAGCTGAAATATGGTCTTAGCGTTACAGGTATGTGCGGAATAGATGAGATATATTCCAATAAAGGGGCTGAGTCCGGCGATATTTTATATCTTTCCAAAAAATTAGGAACGGGGTTTATAGTCAGCGCGTTATGCACCGATTTGTTAAAACAGTCTGTTTTAGATGAAGCTGTTTGTTCTATGACTAAATTAAATAAAACAGCATCAGAATTGGTTATTTCTTTAAAAAAGGCGGTGCATGCCATGACCGATATTACAGGATTCGGTCTTGTAGGGCATACGTCTGAAATGATGATAGCCGGCGGTGTTTCTTGCGAATTAAATCTTGAAAACCTTCCTTTAATCAGCGGAAGTTTAGAATTAATACAGAAAGGAATTAATCCCGCAGGCACCAAACGGAATAGAAAATTCTTTTCTCAATATGTAAATATTGAAGAAAATGTTGATGAAAATCTTGTCTGGGCTGCTTTTGGCGCTGAAACATCGGGCGGACTTTTAATCTGCGTATCCAGCGAACAAGCTGCCGTTCTTGAAAATTTATTTAAAAATGCCGGAGAACCGCTATACAGGGTTGGAAAAATATTAAATAAAGTATTAGATATAAAAGATAAAGATAATGTAAATACTATTAATTTAGTCAGATAA
- a CDS encoding diguanylate cyclase — translation MQIKIFEDERLNTEFFPGLNFVKVFSSYNKPLAVKDIKGDIIYMNEQAKALRLSTNDDICISFNEELPEEIKKLNTSGLLSINKIINTISVNKIPQKKYFQIETITLFNNFGLFNGTLVIFFDMTKIAENIIKLSEMNNCKAYDELTGFLLKEQFDEIAEKEAERCKRYGVTFSVVCFSFENLVLIGQSYGQEKLNKLIRYYGMFLNQKFRKTDYLFKFNFNDFYAILTHTGLDVALTKFEKIKKSISEAVKFNGPLQPVLYYGISEFDIKRHFKNWNLLIDEAKLEFEKNKTFSFKKF, via the coding sequence ATGCAGATAAAAATATTTGAAGACGAAAGATTAAATACAGAATTTTTTCCGGGCTTAAATTTCGTCAAAGTATTTTCGTCATATAATAAACCGCTGGCAGTTAAAGATATAAAAGGCGACATAATTTATATGAACGAACAGGCTAAAGCGCTTAGACTTTCGACTAATGACGACATTTGCATATCTTTTAATGAAGAATTGCCTGAAGAAATAAAAAAACTTAATACATCCGGTTTGCTGTCAATCAATAAAATTATTAATACAATATCGGTCAATAAAATTCCTCAAAAAAAATACTTTCAAATTGAAACCATAACGCTTTTTAATAATTTTGGATTATTTAACGGCACATTAGTTATTTTTTTTGATATGACAAAAATAGCTGAAAACATTATTAAATTATCTGAAATGAATAACTGCAAAGCATATGACGAATTAACCGGTTTCTTGCTAAAAGAACAGTTTGATGAAATCGCAGAAAAAGAAGCTGAAAGATGCAAACGGTACGGCGTGACTTTTTCCGTAGTATGTTTCAGTTTTGAAAATTTAGTATTAATCGGACAGTCTTATGGACAGGAAAAACTTAATAAACTGATTAGATACTATGGAATGTTTTTAAATCAGAAGTTCAGAAAAACAGATTATCTGTTCAAATTTAATTTTAATGATTTTTATGCAATATTAACCCATACCGGTTTAGATGTTGCATTAACAAAATTCGAAAAAATAAAAAAATCAATATCGGAAGCGGTAAAATTTAACGGACCGCTGCAGCCTGTGCTATATTACGGAATTTCCGAATTTGATATTAAAAGACATTTTAAAAATTGGAATCTTCTTATAGACGAAGCAAAATTAGAATTTGAGAAAAACAAAACATTCAGTTTTAAAAAATTTTAG
- a CDS encoding DUF4445 domain-containing protein: protein MSSKKYSAAIDLGTTTIAAALIDKKTNNVILEKSSTNLQYPDFGLDSVKRIQNGLDKQSVKKLQEKAFLTIGNLLNYFIKELCIYPEDITEIALAGNTAMELAFCGEPLSDLAKPPYRPSFDISFPKKTNEIGLSLYIDIGTENLTTDSNHSDAAINISSDCFGKTNLSNGKNKGTLDSDLFIFPILDGFVGGDTVSSIYYLDLTNRDRPAFIADFGTNVEIAIGNKNKIFTTSAPAGPAFEGGNIKHGMLAQGSAISSIELKNGLFNFETINGSKIPEGICGSGIIDLMASLLREKIIDKNGRIMPQELIDSESYSVVNSGVDNVENEVVIYRNSKTDIRFYQDDVRQFQFAKSAVKSAAEILLNKYKIDVEDDFDVYISGSFGNYIKNENIDIIDIFPFKNKKINYIFDSSLEGCKKYLITANSVRTLDISKITAISKNFPLSGSKLFEKLFIKNLLWE, encoded by the coding sequence ATGTCATCAAAAAAATATTCCGCAGCGATAGATTTGGGAACTACAACAATCGCGGCTGCTTTAATAGACAAAAAAACCAATAACGTAATTCTGGAGAAAAGTTCTACCAATCTTCAGTATCCAGACTTTGGATTAGATTCCGTAAAACGGATACAGAACGGTCTTGACAAACAATCCGTTAAAAAATTGCAGGAAAAAGCTTTCTTAACAATTGGCAATCTTTTAAATTATTTTATAAAAGAACTATGTATTTACCCGGAAGATATAACTGAAATTGCCCTTGCGGGCAATACTGCGATGGAATTAGCTTTTTGCGGAGAACCTTTATCTGATCTCGCAAAACCGCCTTACAGACCTTCTTTCGACATATCGTTCCCAAAAAAAACAAATGAAATAGGTTTGTCTCTATATATAGATATAGGCACTGAGAACTTAACCACGGATTCAAACCATTCAGACGCAGCAATCAATATTTCATCCGATTGTTTTGGCAAAACTAATCTTAGCAATGGCAAAAACAAAGGTACATTAGACAGCGATTTATTCATTTTTCCTATTTTAGACGGATTTGTCGGAGGCGATACGGTATCATCTATTTATTATTTAGATCTGACAAATAGAGACAGACCCGCTTTCATAGCGGATTTTGGAACAAATGTAGAAATAGCAATAGGTAACAAAAATAAAATTTTTACAACATCGGCGCCTGCCGGACCTGCCTTTGAAGGAGGAAATATAAAACACGGAATGCTGGCGCAAGGTTCTGCTATTTCTTCTATTGAACTGAAAAACGGTCTGTTTAATTTCGAGACGATTAACGGCTCTAAAATTCCGGAAGGAATTTGCGGAAGCGGCATAATTGATTTAATGGCTTCCTTGCTCCGTGAAAAAATCATAGATAAAAACGGCAGAATTATGCCTCAAGAACTTATTGATTCAGAAAGCTATTCGGTAGTAAACAGCGGAGTAGATAATGTAGAAAATGAAGTCGTTATCTACAGAAACAGCAAAACAGATATCAGATTTTATCAAGATGACGTCAGGCAGTTTCAATTTGCTAAATCTGCCGTAAAATCTGCGGCTGAAATACTGCTAAATAAATATAAAATCGATGTTGAAGATGACTTCGATGTTTATATATCGGGTTCTTTCGGTAATTATATCAAAAATGAAAATATAGATATTATAGATATTTTTCCTTTCAAAAATAAAAAAATAAATTATATTTTCGACAGTTCCCTCGAAGGATGTAAAAAATATTTAATTACTGCTAATTCAGTAAGGACACTGGATATATCAAAAATTACAGCAATTTCAAAAAACTTTCCGCTGTCTGGAAGCAAACTTTTTGAAAAATTATTTATTAAAAATTTATTATGGGAATAA
- the rlmN gene encoding 23S rRNA (adenine(2503)-C(2))-methyltransferase RlmN: MTNKNSIFCLSLEELEAFCIKNSAKKFNAFQIMKWIYSAKVYDFNNMTNISKTLRASLDYHFNFTMPEITANFREDAADGNYSIKYLIKLNDGSAIESVFIDYGKRKTLCVSSQAGCKMLCDFCSTGNSGFQRNLTSGEIISQILLIENECKTKITNIVFMGMGEPLDNLSEVKKALEIISDPNFIGVARRKITISTCGIIDKLIEIKDLKYKIAISLNASNNYSRSQIMPINKKYPIEDIAKFISSGKYFGHNKITLEYVLLKDFNDSINNAKELIKLFFPQNVKFNLIPFNKFDIENTDLAKTSCGTPTKNNYERTSETAYNNFQDKLMKAGFIVTIRHSKAQSIYGGCGQLKVNLL, from the coding sequence ATGACTAATAAAAATTCTATTTTTTGCCTTTCATTAGAAGAATTAGAAGCTTTTTGCATAAAAAATTCTGCAAAAAAATTTAATGCGTTCCAAATTATGAAATGGATTTACAGTGCTAAAGTCTATGATTTTAATAATATGACAAACATTTCAAAAACTCTGAGAGCGAGCCTCGACTATCATTTTAATTTTACAATGCCGGAGATTACAGCTAATTTTAGAGAAGACGCAGCCGACGGCAATTATTCAATAAAATATCTTATAAAACTTAACGACGGTTCTGCCATCGAATCAGTATTCATTGATTACGGCAAAAGAAAAACATTATGCGTTTCATCTCAGGCAGGATGTAAAATGCTATGCGATTTTTGCAGCACCGGCAACTCCGGTTTTCAAAGAAATTTAACTTCAGGAGAGATAATCTCTCAAATTTTACTGATAGAAAACGAATGCAAAACTAAAATTACTAATATAGTATTTATGGGTATGGGCGAACCTTTAGATAATCTGTCTGAAGTAAAAAAAGCTCTTGAAATTATTTCAGATCCTAACTTTATAGGGGTAGCGCGAAGAAAGATTACAATTTCAACATGCGGCATAATAGATAAACTAATCGAGATTAAAGATTTAAAATATAAAATTGCCATATCTCTAAACGCTTCAAATAATTATTCAAGAAGCCAGATTATGCCTATTAATAAAAAATATCCCATAGAAGACATTGCAAAGTTTATAAGCAGCGGGAAATACTTCGGGCACAATAAAATAACCTTAGAATATGTTTTATTAAAAGATTTTAATGATTCAATAAATAATGCAAAAGAACTGATAAAATTATTTTTTCCGCAAAATGTCAAATTTAATCTAATTCCGTTTAATAAATTTGATATTGAAAATACAGACCTCGCAAAAACTTCCTGCGGCACGCCGACAAAAAATAATTACGAAAGAACAAGCGAAACTGCCTATAATAATTTTCAGGATAAACTGATGAAAGCCGGATTTATAGTAACGATAAGACATTCTAAGGCTCAAAGTATTTACGGCGGGTGCGGGCAGTTAAAAGTTAATTTGCTATAA